The DNA window GGTTACATCCTCAAAACAATTAAACTCAACCAACGCTGACTTCAAGAAGTGGCTTACCGAGTTGTTACTatgaattaaaaatacTTATAAATTCATGAGTAGCCTTACTGTAactaattttttaatgtatATTCTGAAATTTACCCATCTGTAAATAATCCATAATTATGAACCttattgaagttgtttaGAACGTATGTGTCCCTTCGAGAATCTCAGATATTCTATACTAATGGTATATTCCATTTATCATTAATTGTTACAAAGCTTTTACATCTTGATAATCGAAGTAATTGTAACTGTtagaaatattttgttatttcTTTGTAGTCAACTCAAATAATAACTTTTCGTAGATTGCGTCAACCTGTTCAGCAGTTAAGCCTTTGGTTTCAGGGATCATGCAATAGAAAAATATCGTGGACGTCATTAAACAACCCGCAAATAGATATCCAAATTTAAATCCTATTGCAGCGATAACCGATGGAGTACATATGGCTATCACGAAGTTTACAATCCAGTTTACTGATGTGCATATTGCCATGGATATTGATTTTGTTCTGGTTGGAAACAATTCTGCAATGACCACAAAGGAAATCGGACCGGAGGTACATGCAAAGAACATGATAAAAGCACAGGTAAAAGCTACCATTATAGATCCAGTATTCACTCTTATTGAATCATCGTCTAAGAAGTGTGTTCCTATGCATGCGTATGTTAACATTGAAATGAACATGCCAACTGAACCAAGAATTAAACAGCACCTACGTCCCAATTTCTCAACAATATAGACACCACTAAAAGTTGATATAAAGTTAACACTGGATAGAATGATTGCTGTAACGTAGGAATCACCGACTCCAACTGAATCGAATAAAGTAGTACTATAGTACAAGAAATAATTAATACCAGACAATTGCTGAAAAGCCATAATCATGACGCCTATGAAAAGTCTTAATCCAAGCCTAGGTTTcccaaacaaaaattcccaAGAACCATGACAACCTCTGCTTTCTTCTCTAATCATTGAAGAAGCTAAGAAAGATATTTGGTCTATAACGAACGGGTGATCTTTCGGTAACGAGTTCATGATGGCAAAGGATTCTTGAGCCTTCTCAATATTGCCCTTGGAAACATAAAATTGTGTCGATTCTGGCATTAAACTCAATCCCAAAAGCACGAAAACTGTCCATAAGATACCCAAATTAATTGGAATTTGCCAGCTGACGTTTGATAATGAGTCTTCAACGAGTTCCTTACACGCAAAATTAACTAAATTACCAATTAATATCCCCAACGTTATCATTAATTGGTATAACACCACCATTGAACCACGGATTTGTATTGGTGCAGATTCAGAAATAAACATTGGAACCAAAACAGTAGTCGTACCTACAGCAAAGCCGGTGACTATTCTTCCAATGAAAAACTGGTACCAGTTGGCATTGCTCAAGATTTGGATTAATAACCCCGCGATGTAAAATATTAGAGCAACAAATATCCCGAATCTGCGTCCCTTAATATCTCCTAATTTAGCCAAAGTTAAGCCACCCAAAGCACAAccaatattaaaaatagcTATTATCGCCCCTGATAGTTTTTCAGGGAATCCTTTTAAACCAGTTTCAGGATTAATCATAGTTCCAAAATGATTCTGAAACGAACTCATATTAGCAATTCCACCTATGGTTCCAACATCCCAACCAAGTATAAACCCTCCGAATGAAGATGCCAAGCAAAGTAGCACAGGCTTGAGTAAGCGCTTCCTTCTAGATGCTAACTCTGCCGGCGAAGGGGATTCGATCGTAGAAGCCATGAATTCATATATAGCATAGCCCTCCTTATCGGAGAGCTGTGTACTTGTGGAACTTATGTTTGTCATGAAGAGCAAGCAGGTATTATTCAGTtcataatatatttttgtaCATAAATATCTACCGAAAAACAACTGTGAAACtgcttttatatatatctgcGAAGAATGATTAATTACCCTAATAAATCCTAAAATACAATAATGCTACATAATACAGATACACAACATTATGGTCCATAGAGTACTGTTTTGAAGCTCAATTCATTGCATACTCAAAATACCTATATTAAACCGCCGTTAACATTCAACTATCATGTTAGTTCATTTCTTTGTGGTCATATTGTTACCAGTGTCAGCGTATGTATACACATTTCGTCTGACATTAGATTTCCTTTAACGTCCAATTAATAGTCTGcaccaaaaaacaaaaaatggacGAGACCGGAATCGAACCGATGACCTCTCCCATGCTAAGGGAGCGCGCTACCAACTACGCCACACGCCCAGTAACCAATACGAGGTTGTTTTAACTAAAGTATCCATATATGGAATAGTGAGCGTGTTGTGCCGTAAAATctgtcgtaaaatcaaaagagaagctagtaGACAGCGATaaccaagctaagaagcagcgtatcagagctgtcagACGAATATGAGAAGGCTGGATACTATGGTGACGTCAACCAGGAGCCAGCATGCAGGTTAGGTGTCAACTAGTATCCTGTGCCAGCCAGCATGCTACAGGTTGCTTGCTGAGAGAAGAGCTCAGTTAAGACAGCAGAAACTGTAAGgagacccaaactagctagattagattagatacTAGGTCCAGCTGGATCCCCTGAGGGTAATTGACCAGGTTAGAGACTGTAGGACGGTAaatgatcatcaacctaagtattagcggcacgtgacgagatACTCCAGTcagcacgtgacctcaactAGTGGCCTCGACATGCGAAACAGTACGGTGTATTATTATGAAGCAACGTAAACCCTCTTCCCTTCGGCCAGTGCTGCTAATACATTCCCTTATTACGTTATCTCTCCTGTCCAATAGGCTAGCTAACagtaatattaataatcaGGGTAAGATGAGGTCATCCAAACTCCCGGATGCAATTGAAATGGAAATTCAAGTTTCCGAAAATATTTGCAGTGCCGCAAAGTATAAAtaccccccccccccccccctcaCGACTTCTGTTCCGGTGTATGGGAGGAGTATCAAGTAGGATTTATTCGAGGATGTACGCCACTACAATTGGATTGCGTCAAGCAGGGCTTGGTGGATTGAGATCAATGTCCGGGAATGCATTGTTTAGGAGATGCAAGGTTACTTTACCGGACTTGGATTGGGATTATGGGGCATTAGAACCACACATTTCCGGTAAGATCAATGAGTTGCACTATACAAAACACCACCAAACATACGCAACTGGGCTAAATACTGCTGTGGATCAGTTTAATGAGCTCTCTGTGAAGCTTGAATCTGATCCATCTGTAGCGAAACAACTAGCTGCGCTGCAGCAGAATATTAAGTTTCATGGAGGTGGGTACCAGAACCATTGTTTATTCTGGAAGAACTTGGCTCCATCATCCCAAGGAGGTGGGGAGCCACCTAGCGGCGCTTTAGCGAAACAAATCGAGAGTCAATTCGGATCTTTAGATAATCTAATCAGTTTGACGAATTCTAAATTGGCTGGTATCCAGGGCTCTGGCTGGGCGTTTTTGGTCaagaacaaagaaattGGTGGCCAATTAGAGGTGGTACAGACTGCAAACCAGGATACCGTCTCGGGTCCACTTGTACCATTGTTGGCCATCGACGCTTGGGAGCACGCATATTACTTGCAATACCAGAACCGGAAAGTAGACTACTTTAAGGCCATCTGGAACGTTATCAACTGGAAAGAGGCTGCCAGAAGATTTGACGCTGCTTGAATGAGGTAACAAGTTGTACGCTTTTATCCCGGTCGGATATCCGTAGCTGGGTAGTAGTAGGTACGAAGGTTTTTTGGGCTACGATTCGGACGCCTACGTTTTACGTATCTTTACATGGAGGCAGAGTTAGAGAATTTTAGTACTTAAAATGTACTACGTTCGACCCTGTATAGTATACAATATTTATCAGACATCTTGAGTGGCTTGGCCTGTATGTACCACACATGTCCAGCAGGTTCATCTCTGTTCGACTTCAAATCTAGTACGCCGTAGGAAcgtcaaaaatttttcagcaCGATAGCTTACATAGCGGGGAACCTCATCCttatactatatataatattcagCAAGAATACGATCCCGATCTAACAATGTCGTTATTACATCATCTGGTGACACTTCCAATTCGCCCCATAACTACAGATGCATACATTCCTGAGCTAATTCGCCTCTTAAAGTCAGGAATCCCTGCAACTTATACTCTCGAACAAGTTGCTGCCTATGAAAAGGGCGATAGAGATGGCCCCAATAATTTAGATTCGAACACTACCCCATTACACATATTATGCAAGTCTTTACCCTCTGCAGGAGAGTTAGGTGATACAGAAAAGACGGTTGTATTGATGATCATGGATAAGCTCTTCGAATTCGGAGCAGGGTGGAACTTTTTGGATTACGAGGGGAAGCATATTGGAGACCTCCTTTTAGAAAAGGGCTACGGTGCGGGCGATATACTGTACGATAGAGTTATAGAGGCAGGTGTCAGTGCTGAGCTACTTCTCCGCAAGATTAATGGTGGTGACATCGAGTTTATTGAAGAGGAGGGCGTAGTTGGTGACGATACCAACTGCCAACAGGCCTCTGCTCCACAACACAGCGACTCTTCGATGACTACCGAAAACGATGAAAACGAGGAACCCACTTATATCGAGGCAGAGCACGGTGACAATGATGCCACAGCAGCAGACCAAGTTACGTATTTGAAAACAGAGCTCGAATACACTGAGGACTCACTAGTCACTAAGCAAAACCGTGATGGTGTTATGATGGCCTGGGAATCAGAAATCATGAAGATCGCTGCTGCCTCTCTTGTGGTCAACCGAGACCCCAACCAAGAATGCAACATTCTTAATATCGGGTTCGGGATGGGCATTATCGATTCCTTCATTCAAAGTCATAAACCAACTCGCCACTATATCTGCGAGGCTCATCCAGACGTCCTTGCAAAGATGAAACGTGACGGATGGTATGAAAAGCCAGGCGTTGTAATTCTCGAAGGCCGTTGGCAAGACTGTTTAAACCGCCTCCTCGATAGTGGCTCCATCTTCTTTAATGGCATTTACTATGACACCTTTAGCGAACATTACCAAGATATGCTCGAACTATACGACCTCATAGTAGGTCTCATTCAGCCGGAAGGCATCTTTTCGTTCTTCAACGGTCTAGGAGCCGATAGACCTATCTGCTACGACGTCTACAAACGCATAGTAGAACTCGACCTGGCAAATTACGGCCTCAAATGTGGCTACTCAACAATCCCACTGTCTAACATACCTTCATGGAAGAACGTCAAACGTCCGTACTTCAACTGCAATTATTACTACCATCCTCAGATCTGCTTCCAGTAACTCCACTATTATCTAACTACCGTATATTGGATTGAGATTTACTTCTTCTGCAGAAGGATATGTTATTACTCATCGGTTTTTATGTACCTAAGTTAATATCTCCAACAGTCCAACCCCATCGCACACCATGCTCGAGGGTAATTATCTAAAGTGcataaaaatattgaacaaGAATGTACGAGATCTATATATCGTTCTATAAGAGCTATCGTGGCACGGAAGACACTATTCGAAAACTATGGattatgtatatgtaatatatatatatatgtatcCTGGAAGAATTGTGCTTGCGATTTCCTGCGACAATCGAAAtaagaaataaaacagatcacgtgatatatcacgtgatctgTTTATTCTGTTTTGCTCTCTAATATCCCTATCCCTACACTACATAAAAAGAGGATCACTAACAGCTTTGCAAGACCAATGTACCACTCCAAAGGCATTTGATAATCATGAAGCCTGTCGTCTCAGTACGTATTTCTAGAGCCCACATAATTAGAATGCATCGAATGTGTTAGATACTAACAAAAGCTTCTCTCAGTCTGGAAAGGCCTGGTTTTGCACAATATTATCAGCTTTTGGTGTCGTGATCTTATCCGTAATCGGGCACTTATTCAATGCTGGCCATGAGGCATTTGTCGGCTCCATTCACGACCCAGAAGATGGACCTGCGTATGTATATGTCATTGTAAAATAATGCATAACCTTTCTAACATGTTCCAAGTTACTAACATTCCATTCTCAGTGTTGCGCACTCAGTCTTCatggctgctgctgtatACTTAGTGTTTTTCGTTTTCTGTGGAGCACAGATATACTTCAGCAAGAAGAGTTCCTCAATCGAATTACGCTGAAGATAGCGATTGTATTGTAGAGTAGCATAAATATAGTCCTCAAATAAAAGAACATGAATAACGTGTTGGTTGACTCAACGGTTTGAGCCGAGTTCAAACCTCTTTTGGCATTACCCGCATCGGGGCGTAGTTAATGATTAATGcttgttttggtttttacCTTGTaagatgatgaaggtaTCGATCTAACTGATAAAAGCGTACACATTTGTTGTTCATATAGGCATAGAGATTCTAAGAAGATCAGTGGGTAGGtgtattattatatgaTGCCCTCAGGTAGGAATGGATTTTCAAGGACGGAAGATCCAGAGCTGGATCTGTATTTATCTCGTGTTGAGCAGTTAGATCAGGAACGGATGAATTCCCGAAACCTGGGGATTCATGGCAGTAGACAAGATTATGATATCGGGTTATCACCAAGCAAATACACGTTGGATGATAGGAATAAAGCGCAGTTATTATTGGATGGGTTATATGATAGCAAGCAGtatgattattatttggATGCGGATCGGGTATCCGATCTAGCGTATGAGTCTGCTTATAATTACGAGAAAACGTTTTCACCAAAGCGAAGCAGTAGAACTAACTATCGTTCGCCCAAACATCTTAGTCCTAGTAGATCGCCAGGTTATCGTGATTCTGCTTTTGGTTCCCTCAAAGTAGATGACAGGTATGGCGATAGGCATGGAGGGAAATATGTGGTCTCGGAGGCAGACTACGAATTGCTACTAAAGTTAAAACGCGGacaatattttgatttgCATCCGACAGATATGTCTCTCAGACCAAGACATATGGATTGTTCGCCTGAGCATGGAAGTAGCGGATATGGTGTTGATGGTGCAAGCATGGCTGGTAATACTTCTTATTTTGGAGAAGTGAAATTATCTTCACCATCATCTTTGTATAGGGATGAAGGGACTCTACCGGTTAGGCCCTATTCTAATTTCAGAAGTTTTCCCAATGGGAATGATAATGCAGAGTATGATGTACTTACTACTGGGGGATATATGTCATCAATGGAGACTGAATTAGATAATATTTCGATTCCATCATTGATTCCGCCCACAACTGCTGCCACTATCGGGTCTTTGGACATTGCTTATTCGCAGAAAAATCAGTCTTCCCAACAGCAACATCCAGAAGTTAAAGTCTCCCCTTCGGATGCCTCCAAAATTAACCCTGAGGATCCCAGTCCTAAGCTGTTAACTGGAAACGAGTCTACCACAGCCGaggaatatattgtatCACTACCTACAACCTCTGCTACAAATCCTCCATCTCTCTCTGACAAAAAAGTGGAAGACACTGTTAGTTCACCTGAACCGGACAACATCAAACCAAACACTTTGAAGACGAACGACTTTGCAAATGGGAACACAAATGATCTGAAGGGTTCGTCTCATGTATCCTATTTAGAATCCTTGGAAAGGAGTAAAGTCACTAAAGTGAGTTCACAATGGAACACAGCAGAGACTCTAGCTCCTCCATGGAACAAAAATGAAGGCGCACTTTCTTCTGCACTGAGGAAAAATGGTTCACCCACCAAGTTACGTACAAACACCATTAGTAATAATTTGAAGCCTTTCAGAACCGATCCTGAGGACGTTGTTTCATCTCTACTCAAGAAGGCTTCACCATCACCAAGAATGAGTCCTGTGAAATTTGTTTCCAGGTCGCCTTTGAAAGGTAGAGAAGTTACCGAGACACTAATTACATCGGCAATGAAGACCACTGGCACACCAACTAATCAGTCTCGTAGCGCAGCCACTCACATCACAatcaaaccaaaaaaacGGGAGCCGCGGCAGCTAGTTGAGCCCGAGGAGGCACCTGATCTATCAGACACTTTAAGAAAGATACAGCTGAATAAGGTTGATGTGGACAGGAGGAGATCTCCGAATAAGCAGGTAGCTGACGATTTGCAGATCCCAAAATTAAGGTCTGCGCCAAAAGAGGATTCTAAACCACCACAAGAGCCAATCAGTATCCCAGAGCTAAAGCCAGTGAAAAGGGAACCAAAAAGGGAGGCATCTCTTCCGGAGGCACTTCACGCTATTAACCAGCTGAAACAGGCCCCTGAACTCTCACGTAGTCCAAGCCCCGTCCCGGAAGCTCTAAGCAAAATAACAAAACTAAGCCCACCTAAACCAGAACTAAAGGCAGAACCCCCGGTCCCAGAAGCATTGTTACGAAGATCGAAACTAAGCAGACCCCCGATATCtctgaaaagaaaagtttCCCCCCCAGAAGCATTATTAAAAGCCTCTAACCTACAAAAAGCTGCTCCGTCTCCggaaaagaaggaatcTATCCCAGAAGCCCTATTACAGGTGTCAAAACTAAATAAGGCACCATCTCGAACAAAATGAGATGTATATCCATCCCTGAAACATTAAGAGAtacaaagaagcagaacCGGTAAAGGCTCCGAAGACATTTAGCCAGCTACTGCATGCGACT is part of the Eremothecium cymbalariae DBVPG#7215 chromosome 2, complete sequence genome and encodes:
- the SOD2 gene encoding superoxide dismutase SOD2 (similar to Ashbya gossypii ADR160W); translation: MQLKWKFKFPKIFAVPQSINTPPPPPSRLLFRCMGGVSSRIYSRMYATTIGLRQAGLGGLRSMSGNALFRRCKVTLPDLDWDYGALEPHISGKINELHYTKHHQTYATGLNTAVDQFNELSVKLESDPSVAKQLAALQQNIKFHGGGYQNHCLFWKNLAPSSQGGGEPPSGALAKQIESQFGSLDNLISLTNSKLAGIQGSGWAFLVKNKEIGGQLEVVQTANQDTVSGPLVPLLAIDAWEHAYYLQYQNRKVDYFKAIWNVINWKEAARRFDAA
- the ITR2 gene encoding myo-inositol transporter ITR2 (similar to Ashbya gossypii AFR602W); protein product: MTNISSTSTQLSDKEGYAIYEFMASTIESPSPAELASRRKRLLKPVLLCLASSFGGFILGWDVGTIGGIANMSSFQNHFGTMINPETGLKGFPEKLSGAIIAIFNIGCALGGLTLAKLGDIKGRRFGIFVALIFYIAGLLIQILSNANWYQFFIGRIVTGFAVGTTTVLVPMFISESAPIQIRGSMVVLYQLMITLGILIGNLVNFACKELVEDSLSNVSWQIPINLGILWTVFVLLGLSLMPESTQFYVSKGNIEKAQESFAIMNSLPKDHPFVIDQISFLASSMIREESRGCHGSWEFLFGKPRLGLRLFIGVMIMAFQQLSGINYFLYYSTTLFDSVGVGDSYVTAIILSSVNFISTFSGVYIVEKLGRRCCLILGSVGMFISMLTYACIGTHFLDDDSIRVNTGSIMVAFTCAFIMFFACTSGPISFVVIAELFPTRTKSISMAICTSVNWIVNFVIAICTPSVIAAIGFKFGYLFAGCLMTSTIFFYCMIPETKGLTAEQVDAIYEKLLFELTTKK
- the RMT2 gene encoding protein-arginine N5-methyltransferase (similar to Ashbya gossypii ADR161W) is translated as MSLLHHLVTLPIRPITTDAYIPELIRLLKSGIPATYTLEQVAAYEKGDRDGPNNLDSNTTPLHILCKSLPSAGELGDTEKTVVLMIMDKLFEFGAGWNFLDYEGKHIGDLLLEKGYGAGDILYDRVIEAGVSAELLLRKINGGDIEFIEEEGVVGDDTNCQQASAPQHSDSSMTTENDENEEPTYIEAEHGDNDATAADQVTYLKTELEYTEDSLVTKQNRDGVMMAWESEIMKIAAASLVVNRDPNQECNILNIGFGMGIIDSFIQSHKPTRHYICEAHPDVLAKMKRDGWYEKPGVVILEGRWQDCLNRLLDSGSIFFNGIYYDTFSEHYQDMLELYDLIVGLIQPEGIFSFFNGLGADRPICYDVYKRIVELDLANYGLKCGYSTIPLSNIPSWKNVKRPYFNCNYYYHPQICFQ
- the BSP1 gene encoding Bsp1p (similar to Ashbya gossypii AEL262C), with protein sequence MPSGRNGFSRTEDPELDLYLSRVEQLDQERMNSRNLGIHGSRQDYDIGLSPSKYTLDDRNKAQLLLDGLYDSKQYDYYLDADRVSDLAYESAYNYEKTFSPKRSSRTNYRSPKHLSPSRSPGYRDSAFGSLKVDDRYGDRHGGKYVVSEADYELLLKLKRGQYFDLHPTDMSLRPRHMDCSPEHGSSGYGVDGASMAGNTSYFGEVKLSSPSSLYRDEGTLPVRPYSNFRSFPNGNDNAEYDVLTTGGYMSSMETELDNISIPSLIPPTTAATIGSLDIAYSQKNQSSQQQHPEVKVSPSDASKINPEDPSPKLLTGNESTTAEEYIVSLPTTSATNPPSLSDKKVEDTVSSPEPDNIKPNTLKTNDFANGNTNDLKGSSHVSYLESLERSKVTKVSSQWNTAETLAPPWNKNEGALSSALRKNGSPTKLRTNTISNNLKPFRTDPEDVVSSLLKKASPSPRMSPVKFVSRSPLKGREVTETLITSAMKTTGTPTNQSRSAATHITIKPKKREPRQLVEPEEAPDLSDTLRKIQLNKVDVDRRRSPNKQVADDLQIPKLRSAPKEDSKPPQEPISIPELKPVKREPKREASLPEALHAINQLKQAPELSRSPSPVPEALSKITKLSPPKPELKAEPPVPEALLRRSKLSRPPISLKRKVSPPEALLKASNLQKAAPSPEKKESIPEALLQVSKLNKAPSRTK